Proteins encoded in a region of the Atopobium sp. oral taxon 416 genome:
- a CDS encoding FAD-dependent oxidoreductase: MPAEAVYAPDKFVAYELDASKRGGSWMFDHLFAPITINGMTLKNRIVAAPTGDLYEEKALGGAALVIAGHAIVEPGRSSFASGDEPWPFEKYEREATHERVMGVHRGGARASVEIFHGGLHARMKDYAKGPCSYTREDGVEVRGMDEAMMQETLDWYAKTCSGAVKAGFDSIFLHFGHGWLPAQFLSPLYNHRTDEYGGSLENRAKFPLRILEIVRKTVGPRYPVDMRISASEWVPGGIAFEDVVEFCKMAEPYVDAIQISSGIDVNKVANVHTVTSNLEEEMPNLKWAREVKRAVKVPVGVVGGVLTPQMAEDAIAAGDVDIVALGRELIADPEWAKKAEENRPEDISPCLRCSNCYHIASDHWNVGCSVNPRYHHETFVPAKIEQAEEPKRVVVVGAGPGGLKAAISACDRGHKVILIEREQELGGMLRFIAKEPHKAEVARLLEHYRIQIAKRDIDVRLGCEATPELVKSLEPDALCIAIGATERVPRIEGLEGPHVMVGTQAILHENELGQRVVILGGGSIGCELALASAERGRDVTVVEMCDHLAGNANSLYQEALRQKFELHPNIQVLTSCSCQKVAEGVARCTMADGTARVIPFDDMVISTGMAARSKEAEALYGIVRNTVAIGDCTRPSNIMNAVFEGHSFALCM; encoded by the coding sequence ATGCCTGCAGAAGCCGTGTATGCCCCTGATAAGTTTGTAGCATACGAACTGGATGCAAGCAAGCGAGGGGGAAGCTGGATGTTCGACCATCTGTTTGCGCCAATCACCATCAATGGCATGACACTCAAGAACCGCATCGTTGCGGCTCCTACCGGCGATCTATATGAAGAGAAGGCACTTGGCGGCGCTGCCCTGGTCATTGCGGGCCATGCTATCGTCGAGCCGGGACGCTCGAGCTTCGCAAGCGGCGATGAGCCGTGGCCGTTCGAGAAGTATGAGCGTGAGGCAACCCACGAGCGCGTGATGGGCGTTCATCGTGGTGGTGCCCGTGCTTCCGTGGAGATCTTCCATGGCGGACTGCATGCACGCATGAAGGATTATGCCAAGGGTCCCTGCAGCTATACGCGTGAGGATGGGGTCGAAGTGCGCGGCATGGACGAAGCCATGATGCAGGAGACGCTCGACTGGTACGCAAAGACGTGCTCAGGAGCTGTGAAAGCTGGCTTCGACTCGATCTTCCTGCACTTCGGCCATGGATGGCTGCCTGCACAGTTCCTCTCTCCGCTCTACAACCACCGCACCGATGAATATGGTGGGAGCCTGGAGAACCGTGCAAAGTTCCCGCTCCGCATCCTGGAGATCGTGCGCAAGACCGTGGGACCGCGCTACCCGGTGGACATGCGCATCAGTGCATCTGAGTGGGTGCCAGGCGGCATTGCTTTCGAAGATGTCGTCGAATTCTGCAAGATGGCAGAGCCGTACGTCGATGCCATCCAGATTTCCTCAGGCATCGATGTCAACAAGGTCGCAAACGTGCATACGGTCACAAGCAACCTCGAGGAGGAGATGCCCAACCTCAAATGGGCACGCGAGGTTAAGCGTGCAGTGAAGGTGCCGGTAGGGGTTGTCGGCGGTGTGTTGACGCCGCAGATGGCAGAGGATGCCATTGCGGCAGGAGATGTGGACATTGTTGCTTTGGGCCGTGAGCTCATTGCAGATCCCGAGTGGGCCAAGAAGGCAGAAGAGAACCGTCCAGAGGATATCTCCCCCTGCCTGCGCTGCTCAAACTGCTACCACATTGCCTCCGACCACTGGAATGTGGGCTGCTCCGTGAACCCCCGCTATCACCATGAGACCTTCGTTCCTGCCAAGATCGAGCAGGCGGAGGAGCCCAAGCGCGTCGTCGTGGTGGGTGCAGGCCCTGGCGGCTTGAAGGCAGCAATCAGTGCCTGCGACCGTGGACACAAGGTGATACTGATCGAGCGCGAGCAGGAGCTTGGCGGCATGCTGCGCTTTATCGCGAAGGAACCTCATAAGGCTGAGGTGGCACGTCTCCTCGAACACTACCGGATTCAGATCGCAAAGCGTGATATCGATGTGCGTCTGGGATGTGAAGCGACACCTGAACTCGTGAAGTCGCTTGAGCCCGATGCGCTCTGCATCGCTATCGGCGCCACGGAGCGGGTTCCGAGGATCGAAGGCCTTGAGGGTCCCCATGTGATGGTGGGCACGCAGGCAATACTTCACGAGAACGAGCTTGGCCAGCGTGTCGTCATTCTTGGTGGCGGCTCTATCGGCTGCGAGCTTGCTCTTGCTTCCGCTGAGCGCGGACGCGACGTCACCGTGGTCGAGATGTGTGACCATCTGGCTGGCAATGCGAACAGCCTCTACCAGGAGGCACTTCGCCAGAAGTTTGAGCTGCATCCCAACATCCAGGTGCTCACGAGCTGCTCGTGCCAGAAGGTTGCAGAGGGAGTGGCGCGCTGCACAATGGCAGACGGCACAGCCCGCGTGATTCCTTTCGACGACATGGTTATCTCGACGGGCATGGCAGCACGTTCCAAGGAAGCCGAGGCGCTTTACGGCATTGTCCGCAACACGGTTGCGATAGGGGACTGCACAAGGCCTTCGAACATTATGAACGCGGTCTTCGAGGGGCACTCATTCGCGCTCTGCATGTAG